TCTGGAGTCGTGACGACGCGATAGGGTTCTCGACGAGTTGCTCTACGTTTTCGAGCGTCTCAACCCACTCTTCGCGGCGGTCCGAACTCCCGCCGCCTCCCCTGCCGATCGTGACGCCGCCGACCAGCCCGACCACGAGTGCGATCGCGCCAGTGCCGGCGAGCCACGACAGGGACACGTCGTCTCTGGCGTTTTGCTTCGGAACGGTCGTGTCGCCGGTCGCCACGAATTCGGTCGAGAGACGCTGTCCATTGCGCGTGTACCCGACGTCGATATCGGCCACGTCCACGGATTCCGTTTCCGAGACGGTCGTGACCGTTTGGAATTCAATGACGACTCGTTCGCCGGGCTGGAGTTCGTCGACGGTGAACTCGTTGCCGCCGGCGTGATCGACCTCGACGGCGTTGTTGCTCGGAGAGATAGTCGTCGTGTAGCTGTTGGGAACCAGTAACGATTCGGGTTGGCGTTCCATCGCGATCCGCAGGTCGACCAGCGACGCGTCATCGGGCTCGATCGTCACCCTGACCGTGACCAGGTTCGAGGCCGGGTCCGGGTCGCGCTCGGTCTCGACCTCGAACGGCGCGCCGGGGTCTTCGGCAGTTACCGTGGTGGCGGCGTCGCCATTCTCCGCTCCCGCCGCCGCGACCGCACCGGCGCCTCCGCCGACCAGCCCGACGACCAACACGACGACCAGTACCAGGTTCGCGTATCGCCCTCGCATCGTCAGTCACCCCTCGTCTCGGTGATGGTACCCTGGTCCGGATCCGGGGCGCCGGTCGCTCCGGAGACGAACAGCTGCGGGTACGCGATGTTCTGCTCGAATGGAACCTCATCCTCGAACAGCTCGTCGAGCGTCCCACACTCCCACCGCTCGTGGATGCGCCGGAGTTCGGACGTGTTCGTCAGGTAGACGTTCTCGTACAGCGCCACCAGCGTCAGCTCGAACGGAGCGTCGATCCCCTTGACGTCGAGCCGTCGATCGATGTCCTGAGCCGCCATCACCGCTTCGGCGTCCTGGCCAGACGAGTTCGTCAAGTCCAGGGCGTTCCGGTTGTCGCTATCGGTCAACAGCGCTAGCGTACCCTGTGACATGTTGTTCAGCGAGTTGTGCATGTAATCCTCGAGAGGCTCGTCGAGGTGACTCGCGAGCGCCTGTCGCAGCGCCTCGACCAGGTCGTCCTGATCGACGACGCCGGCGTCAATGAGGTCGTGGACGTTCCCGGCATTTTCCAGGGTGCGCTCGCTGATTTCGTCCATGGAGTCGGTGTTCAGCGGCAGCATCCGGATGGAGTTCTTTCGGTCACCCGTCAGGCGATTCTTCGCCGAGGCCAGTTCCGACTCCACGTCCGACTTGTTGTTCCGGAACTCCTGGAGCTCCTCCTCGCGGAGCGTCTCGAGTTCCGCGAGGAGGGCGTCCCGATGGTTGCGAAGCGTGACCCGGACGTCCGGCAGGAGCTGTTCGTCGAGCGTCTCTCGGAGGTCCACCAGCGACGTGTACTCGTCGTGGAGGTGGTCGAACACGCCGAGTCGCTGCTCGACGGCGTCGAGTCGATCCTTGAGCGTTCTGCGCACGCCGATGCGGATCGAGCGGGTGTTCTCGCGTTTGGCTTTGATCGTCGACCGCTTCTCTCGGAGCGCCGGTCGGATCGCCTGCTCGTACTTCTCGACGGCACCGGCGTCGTCGAGACTCGGTGCCCGATCTGTCATCGTCTCGTTGTTGTCGATCCAGAAGTCCTCCACCTCCGTCACGAACTCGTGGACGTCGAGTTCGTCGTCGATCCGATCGGCGACGAGCTGGTAGAACAGCAGTCTGGCGATCGTCCCGTGAGGGATCGCATCGTCGTCCCCCTCGATACGGGTGGCGAGTCGATCCGCGTAGGTCCGGAGGTCCTCGGTATCGGCGTCTGCGAGGGCGAGGTCGTCGATCGTCTGACGGACCCGCTCGAGACGGACCGCGGTCGGCGTGTCGCTCTCGACGATCCCGTCGGCGTGGGTTTCGAGATTCTCGACGGCGACGCTGGCGAGCGATAGACTGGTAACCGTCTGTCGGATCCGGCTGAGATCACTCGCGACCGGAGTGCTGAGCTCCTCGATCTCGTTGGACGCTATCCAGTCTTCGTCTGTCGAGTCCTCGTCCGTCGTCTCCTCTACGTGCGCGAGCAGCCGATCGACCCGATCGACCGAGTCCTCCAGCTCGTCCTCCCACTCCTCGAGTACGTCGATCACCTGGTTCAACGCCTCCTGCTCGTCGAACTTCTCGAAGTACGTCGACACCTCGTCGAGAGGAACGCGAACACTGGCTGCCGAGACCGTCATGAGTCGGTTGTCGAAGGTCCGCGTGGTGATGTTCTCGAATCCGTCGTCGGTCTGCGTGATCGACAGCACCGCGCTTGCGATCGTCCAGTTGACCCGTTCGCGGAAGTTCTCGACCTCGTTGTCGCCCCTCCGCGAGGCGTTGTACATCCGTTCCTCGTCGACCGGCAGCAAGAGCAGCGCGTCGAGCGGCGGCTCCGTGATCTCGAATTCGTCGTCGAGGACGTTGCTGTCGGGCGCCGCGTCCATCGGCAGCGTAACCGGGTACGGATCCGGGCACTGCCCGGTCTCGTCGGGGATGTTCAGCAGCGTCGTGAACTGCTGGAGCGAGATGTTGGTATTGACGTACGTCGAGGGGATCGGACCGAGAGTCGTCTGCTGGTGGCGGTGCTCGAACTTCGAGACCGTCCCCGCGGCCAGTAGCCGGGGCTCGATGTCGTACTGGTCGGCGTAGCTGCCGACGATCCGCTCTACCATGCTACTCAGCAACGGGAACATTCCCGCGGCAGTGCCCCCGGAGAGTGCACCGATCAGCCACGTCGACAGTTCGTCGGTCTCGTAGGGATCGACGAACTCGCCGAGGATCTGGTCGACGCTGTTGTAGACGGTCGAGTGGTAGTACTCCAGCAGGAAACGTCCGATCGGGGGCTTGCTGGTAGCACCTTGATTGGCGAGCTCGAGTCTCTCGTCGAGCCAGGGAACGTCCGCCTTCAGCTGCTCGAACCGCTGGGCTGCGGCGTCGTCTCGGCGCAGCTCCACCGCCTCCAGGGACTCGGGGACGTCCTCGTCGTCTAGCGCCGCAGTCTCGATGGAGACGAATTTGAACTGATCGCCGAGCCCGTGCTCGTTGACCAGCCTGTAGAGCGTCCGCGCGGTCCGGAAGCCGCTCGTACCGACCGAAATGATGAGGTGCTTTCGTTCACTCATGGTATCGTGGATGCGATGCGCGTCTATCCGTCGCCACACTCGAAGTCGGAGTGCGATCACCGGCACGGATGTCGGGCCGTCGTCGCCGAGCGCGCATCTGATCGAGCAGACGGACTCGGAACGGGTGGCTGTTGATCTTGCCCCCCGTTCAACGTCGGGTTTATGTGTTCGTACGTCGACGAACGTCCGCACGCCAGTCGTCCAGTGTCGAGGGCGGCTCGCTTCGGGTCCTCGTCGGGACCCGCAGAAAACTACACCAGTGGTCGAACTGTTGATCGATCCGACGGCCGAGCCACGACGATGGGAGTAGTGACACCTATCCGATGACTTGGCAGACGAGAGAAGCAGTGTTGACATCCACTCATGACTGACGTCCTGTCTCTTCCCCAGACGTCGGAGTCTCGCGAAGTCGGCGTTTCAGAGACTCTCGAGACCGGCGAGCACGAGCTGAGACCCACCGGAAGAGAGACGAGATCGACGCCTGGTCACGGAGAGTGGTACTCGAGTCGACTGCCTGTGGATCCAAAATCACGGGTTTTCGCCGGGTGAAGTCGCTGAATACTGGTGTCTCGATAGTCACTCTCCGGTGAATCGCTCACAGATTGGTGGCGCAACGTGTGGGTAAGAGACAGGACTTCAGTCGTGGGTGTTCTCCTCAAACCGCTGTTATGCGTGCTTTCGGCCAGTCTATCCAAATATTCGCGTTTCCTGTGAGGGCTAACCGACCCTCAGACGACTCGACGGCTACTGCGCGAACTGGAGGAGGAAGAACCAGGCAGCGGCGGCCTGCTCGTCGTGTGGGACGTCCTGGCCGTCGAGGAGATCGTTCATCTCCGCGACGTGTTCTCCGATCGTCTGCATTGCGGTCATCTTGTCTTCGTGTTTCTCCACGGACTGCTTGATCGCGCCACCTGCAACGGTTCCGATCCGTTCGAGATCCGCTTCGAAGTCATTTTGTGCGGACTGGTTGTCGGTCTCGCTCGCGTAGTGGTTTGCGGACATCGCAGTTGACCCAAGAGACGGACGCATGGGAGGAGTGACGTGAGGCCCTGCACAACCCGTGGTTTTTGTATTGATCTCGAGGTCACTTCGTTAGCGAATCCGTTCGGAATGAACACAAGGAACAGAGATAGACATCCACCCGCGACTGATGTCGTGTGATCTCCCTCGTCTTTCTGTCAGGAAATGCCGGCGACGTCGTCAATGGAACGCCGGATCCGTTGGCGGCTCCTCGACCTTCTCATCGTCCGAGAAGAGCGCGCTCGAGGACCGCTCTGCGCTCTCGGCCCCATCACCGTCTTCGTCTGCGGTACCAGTCTCCCCTTCGTCGGTATCCTGGTTCGCCTCCTCCATCACTTCCACTATATATTCCAGTTCGCTCCACAGCGCAACCGCAACCTCGGCAACGGTCACCTCCTCGTGCTCGTGCGTCAATTTGCGAAGCTGTGAGCCAAGGTCGTCGTGGAGTTGCTGGGCGACCTCGCTGTCCACCCGTCGCTGGGCGATTATCTCCGTGACGGTCTCGGTGATCCGTTCACCCTGCTCGTCGATACGGACAGCAACGTCGGTTCCTTCGTCGCTCGGCGTGTTCGGAGACGGGCTGTTCCCCTCGTCGGTATCGTTCTGCCAGTTCTCGTCGCCCTTGGTCGGAGTCTCGGAGTCGGTCGACATCGCGGTTCAAACTGTGTACTCAGTTCGGTCGGGTGTGACGGCCATCGTAATCGACACGTAAGCTTCAAGTTCCAGGAGTATCGTCAGCCTCAACTCGGATCGGCTGCCCGGAGATCGAGCAGATAATAAAAGGCACGTTGCCGATCCCCCGCCACGTAAGAGTAGACGGGGACACTCCCGTCGATCGAAATATGCCCGCGGAACTCCGCGTGAAGAAGGACCGCTATCCCGACTGCGGGACCGGCAAGTGCCCCACACACCACCGCGGCGGGTGTTCGGGCGTTATCGCCTCCGACTCCGAGGACCGCTGGGAGTGCACCAAGTGTGGTGACGGCATCAGTAGGGACACGAAATACACGAACTGCAGACGGCGATTGACCGGCTCCATATCGGTCGTCCACAACCCTGTCGGGTGGTTTCGCTCGTGATCGACGACGACCCGACGACGGACCACCAGCCATCGATCGATCTTCGGACACTCGAACAGCTGCGTCTCGATCTCCAGGCTGGCCGGCGTGACCCCGAAGACGTCCTCGATCGGCTCTCGTCTCACGTTGGTTCGGGAGAACGGTACGTCGGACCACGAGCGGTCAGCGTCCTCCTCGAAGCGGCGCACCGGCGGCCGGCCCTGGCCGACGATGTCGTCGACGCGATCGACGGGTTCCCGTTTAGCATGGTCCACTCTCTGTACGCACATTCGGCGTTCCAGATCGCGCGGCTGCCCGTGGGGACGACGCTCCAGTTTGTCGACCAGCTCCCACCGCATCTTAAACTGACGGACAGTGGGACGTGGGCGACGATGGCGATCGGTCGAAAAACCCCCGCGATGTTTCTGTCCCGGTTCGGTTCGAACGTCTTCCCCGTCGACGAGCATCTTGGACTGGTGAATCGACTTCTACACGCTGAGCCGGCGGTCGTCAGACGTGCGATTACCGATCGGCTGTTCGCGATCGATCAGTCGGGAGGGACGGCTACCCCGCCTCGAACGGCCGATCTATCGACCGGCGAAGAAGACGACGAGAGTGGGCTCAGCGAACTGCTCAGCGAGGGCCGAGAGCCGAGCCCCGTCCACGAGGCGGCGAGCGACCTCGGCCAGATTGGCCTCTCGAACCCGGATGCGATTCCCTCGTTCGAGCCGCACGAACTGTTCGATCCGACCGACGTTGAGTCGATGTCCGCGGAGGCGATCGACGCGGTTGCCGACTACTTCGGCGTCCGGCTGGCCGGCCGGGACGGACGCCTGGATCCGGTCGGCCTGCCCGCAGGAGAACGAGATGCGACCCGCGATGCCGCGTCGACAGTTCTCGAGGCGTACCTGACGCTCCAATCGCGAGAGGGGTGCAACTGGCGGTCGCCGCTCGCACGATCACTTGTCTGGGGAATTCACCGGATCGCGCACGCCCGGCCGAACGTCTTTGCCGACCGTCTCGACGCCCTCGTCGTTCCCGGGATCGCCGACCAGTTCTGGCCGGTCAAACGCGTTCTCGGTACGATCGCGTGCTGTTGGCGGCACTGTCCGGAATCGCGGCTCGAGGGGTACGTACTCCCGCTGTCCCAGCTCTCTGCCGACCGTCACGAGCGCCGGCGCCTCGCGCTGGTCGCCCTGGCGAGTGGCGGTGCGGCAGTCGTGGATTGGTTCGGCGTGGAAGCTCTCATCGAGCGACTCGACGACGAGGACGAGGACGTTCGCGAGACCGCGGTTCGCTGCCTGATCGATCTGGGCTGTTGTCATCCAGGCTGCAGGCCGGCTATCGTTGCGGCACTTTCGGACGCGTTCGCAGCGGCCGATCCCGAGTTTGCAGCGGTCGTCGCCGACTGGCTCGCGACTGCTGCCCGGTTCTGGCCGCGCCAGGCACCTCGTGCTGTCTCTACGCTCCGACAGGCGCTCAGTGAGCGTTTGGACCGAGGCGAACCCGCTGTCGACGCCCTGTGTTCGCTCGTCGACAGCTACCCGGATCTCGCACCGGAGATCGGAGACGACATTGTTGGTGCGCTCGGTGCCGACCGAGTCGACGACCAGGAAGTCTATCGGTGGATCGCAAGTACAGCACGGCAGCAGCCGGCGGTGGTTCTGGATCGAGCCGATGAGATGATCGATGCAGCGATCGACAGCGCGTCGAACGGCGCGTCCGAGGCCGCCTGGGCGGTATTCTGGATCGCCGTTGCCGACCCTGATTCGGTCGAGGGCCGCGTCGACGAACTCGAATCGATCCTCGCCGATCCGGGGACTGATTCGGTCAGATCGATCCCTCTCGCGGGCGCGATCGCAGCGGTGGATCCGACTTCCGCCCGGGCGTCGGACGCGCTCGATCTGCTCACGCGGCTGCTTTCACGGTCACCCGAGGACGCCTGCACCGTCCTCGCCGAACTCGCCCCGGCGACCGATCGGGCTGCCGCCCCGGTCGTCGAGTACGCGATCGCGGCGAGCCGCGCACGGAGCCATTCCGATCCGCTGGAAGAGCGGCACCGGGAGCCCGATACTGCTCCCGACGAGACTGTTCCGGACCTCGGTCCGGCGGTCGCCGACGCCGCTGTCGCGGCTGGGACCGCTCACCCAGCGTACGCACTTCCGCTGGCACTGGCTCTGGAGGACTGGCTCCGGCACCCCGACACTGCCGACCGCGTCCGCGCCACCCGGATCGCCAGCGGACTCGTCACCGAGTGGCCCCACGCCGGTCCGATACTCGAGTCGGCACTGATCGGCCTTCTCGATCACGCCGACCCGGAACTCGTACTGGCGGCGATCCCCGGCCTCGCTGCAACCGACACGCCGTCGACACGCGAGGCGCTCCGGGAACTCACCGGTCATCCGCACCAATCGATACGGGCGGCAGCGTCGTCCGCGCTGGCCGATCCGACGGATTCTCACTGGATGCCGGAGGGAGCCCCCGTCGACCCGTCCCCTGCCGTCATCGACACGGCTGCCGCCGGGTTAGCGACCGATCCGTCCGCGGCGATCGATCGCGTCCAGACGAGCGCCGAGGCTGCCCCGGCGCTTCGGTCGCGAGCGATCTGCCACCTGCTCCTGTGTCTGGCTGCCAGTGAGCGGTCTGCGGAGGCCGACCGGACCATCGCCGCCGTCAGGTCGCTTACGGCGCACGCTGACGACGACACGAGGACCGAGTCGCCGGCCGATAGGTCCCATCAGCTCGATCGCCTGATCGGGGCCCTCCTCGACCATCAGGCCCCGCTGGTCAGGGCACAGGCGGCGAGTCTCGCGGAGGCGGTCGGGTCCGATCTCGGTGGTGCGTCGATGGCGGTGAGGTCGGGGCTGGTCGACGGGCTCTCCGATCCCGCCCCGTTCGTCCGGGCCCGATCCGCGGACGCCGTGGGAGCGGTTGCCGCCACTCTCTCAGTCTCCGAATCGGCTGCTACCGACGCGCTCGTCAAGAGCGCCGACGGCCTCGAGGGACCGGCTGCCATGCGAGCGGCGGCGGAACTGACGACCGTAGACCCCTCTTCCGCCGAGCGGATCGTCGATGCACTTCCACCGCTCGCGTCGACAGATCCAATCGGGCGGTGGTACGCCGCGCGTACCATGGAAAGGGCTGCACTCGCCAGCGATGACGCCGGGGCGATGATCGCTGCCCCGCCCCTCAAGTTCGTTACCTCTCCGCCGGAGGAGGGTTTTCCGATTGCCGTGCTTCGGGCGATCGAGGCGCTTCCTGGTTC
Above is a genomic segment from Natribaculum luteum containing:
- a CDS encoding tubulin-like doman-containing protein translates to MSERKHLIISVGTSGFRTARTLYRLVNEHGLGDQFKFVSIETAALDDEDVPESLEAVELRRDDAAAQRFEQLKADVPWLDERLELANQGATSKPPIGRFLLEYYHSTVYNSVDQILGEFVDPYETDELSTWLIGALSGGTAAGMFPLLSSMVERIVGSYADQYDIEPRLLAAGTVSKFEHRHQQTTLGPIPSTYVNTNISLQQFTTLLNIPDETGQCPDPYPVTLPMDAAPDSNVLDDEFEITEPPLDALLLLPVDEERMYNASRRGDNEVENFRERVNWTIASAVLSITQTDDGFENITTRTFDNRLMTVSAASVRVPLDEVSTYFEKFDEQEALNQVIDVLEEWEDELEDSVDRVDRLLAHVEETTDEDSTDEDWIASNEIEELSTPVASDLSRIRQTVTSLSLASVAVENLETHADGIVESDTPTAVRLERVRQTIDDLALADADTEDLRTYADRLATRIEGDDDAIPHGTIARLLFYQLVADRIDDELDVHEFVTEVEDFWIDNNETMTDRAPSLDDAGAVEKYEQAIRPALREKRSTIKAKRENTRSIRIGVRRTLKDRLDAVEQRLGVFDHLHDEYTSLVDLRETLDEQLLPDVRVTLRNHRDALLAELETLREEELQEFRNNKSDVESELASAKNRLTGDRKNSIRMLPLNTDSMDEISERTLENAGNVHDLIDAGVVDQDDLVEALRQALASHLDEPLEDYMHNSLNNMSQGTLALLTDSDNRNALDLTNSSGQDAEAVMAAQDIDRRLDVKGIDAPFELTLVALYENVYLTNTSELRRIHERWECGTLDELFEDEVPFEQNIAYPQLFVSGATGAPDPDQGTITETRGD